In Persicimonas caeni, a single window of DNA contains:
- a CDS encoding IS701 family transposase yields the protein MTSTILPLIAQFRSAFSAPSFANFQFLMLAWLMNPARGWISNCLRAIFHMPQLYPTDRGKAKHFSCFYRLFSRAKWSTDELGHLMLGLFEPWLGESVTILIDDTLCRRSGPMVLGAGFHYDPLQVSYEQGRHRVRFSFGLNFVVLAVWVPCPFVHARGVAIPVLFRLYRSKKTCPEGKWKRRTELAVEMLEVLRSWWPTRPLELCVDDEYACKRVGAVLDQNIILTAPMRFDAALYQHKRPEHTGRGRRPIWGKRLETPKELAQDASVPWQHMELVVYGRTVTLMVKTYQARWKSMGKERVLTILVTRDPTGTYDDRCFFRTEADAEVQDFFTTICRRWTLEMTFRDAKQLLHLEDIQSGFIHRGKPAKTHRRKRPGPQAPVDADPRASRRTGPFVMLAYGFVVRWYLAHGQPARDLKWAKFLAPWWRHKTTISFGDMLQAFRRQMEHEQLWTNPPEHGFDENYLQSLGFERPNQQKLFTMAA from the coding sequence ATGACGTCGACGATTCTTCCGCTCATCGCTCAGTTTCGCAGCGCTTTTTCGGCTCCCAGTTTCGCTAACTTTCAGTTTCTTATGCTGGCCTGGCTGATGAATCCGGCGCGTGGCTGGATCTCCAATTGCCTCAGAGCCATCTTTCATATGCCCCAGCTCTATCCCACTGATCGCGGCAAGGCCAAGCACTTCTCGTGCTTCTACAGGCTTTTCAGCCGTGCCAAGTGGAGCACCGATGAGCTGGGGCACTTGATGCTTGGGCTTTTCGAGCCGTGGCTTGGCGAATCGGTGACCATCTTGATCGACGACACTCTGTGTCGCAGAAGCGGACCCATGGTACTCGGCGCAGGCTTCCACTACGACCCGCTGCAGGTCAGCTACGAGCAAGGTCGGCATCGTGTACGCTTTAGCTTCGGGCTCAATTTCGTGGTGCTCGCCGTTTGGGTGCCGTGTCCATTCGTCCACGCAAGGGGCGTGGCGATTCCGGTGCTCTTTCGGCTCTACCGCAGCAAAAAGACCTGTCCCGAAGGCAAGTGGAAGAGGCGTACCGAGCTCGCCGTCGAGATGCTCGAGGTCTTGAGAAGCTGGTGGCCGACGCGCCCACTCGAGCTGTGCGTCGATGACGAGTATGCCTGCAAAAGAGTCGGCGCCGTGCTCGACCAGAACATCATTTTGACGGCTCCGATGCGCTTTGACGCCGCCCTCTACCAACACAAACGCCCCGAGCACACCGGCCGTGGGCGGCGACCCATCTGGGGCAAGCGCCTCGAGACGCCCAAAGAACTCGCTCAGGACGCCTCGGTCCCCTGGCAACACATGGAGCTTGTCGTCTACGGCCGGACGGTTACGCTGATGGTCAAGACGTATCAGGCCCGCTGGAAGAGCATGGGCAAGGAACGGGTCTTGACGATCCTCGTCACCCGCGATCCGACCGGCACCTACGACGACCGCTGCTTTTTTCGCACTGAAGCAGACGCCGAAGTCCAGGATTTTTTCACGACGATCTGTCGGCGCTGGACGCTGGAGATGACGTTTCGAGATGCCAAACAGCTCTTGCACCTCGAGGACATCCAAAGCGGCTTTATCCACCGCGGCAAGCCAGCCAAAACCCATCGCCGAAAGCGGCCTGGGCCGCAAGCTCCCGTGGACGCCGACCCCAGAGCATCCAGACGCACCGGCCCTTTTGTCATGCTTGCCTATGGTTTTGTCGTGCGGTGGTATCTGGCACATGGGCAACCGGCTCGCGACCTGAAATGGGCGAAATTTCTAGCGCCGTGGTGGCGGCATAAGACCACCATCAGCTTTGGCGACATGCTCCAAGCGTTTCGCCGTCAGATGGAGCATGAACAATTATGGACGAACCCGCCTGAGCACGGCTTCGACGAAAATTATCTGCAGTCTCTGGGCTTCGAGCGGCCGAATCAGCAAAAGCTTTTCACAATGGCCGCTTGA
- a CDS encoding ATP-dependent DNA helicase RecG produces MKIEAGRFNLTFEDEPVSKLTKLSGIGPKTAERLEERGIFTPADLLLFIPRKYRPHYRHMPGAEMVKSRAAHAEFFGQIVRVNIPPKRSRAPVEVLLDVGGHEFKLIWFNMNRRGFTSIFQNGKWLEVDGKIDWDRGLPTLAHPSFDVVGSSPPARPEPSVRMEPVYKSMEGINDSAVLGAIEDAAKRLLPLAVDVVPRTIRERLGLPTVREALETIHLLREFDDADKFRDALTRARHRLVYEEFYTLQLKLAEDYITERRAANAPRCTERDLGREFVRNLPFTLTGDQKDAIATIARDLGERAPMRRLLQGDVGSGKTVVAYMAAAIVIGSGRQVAMMAPTDILAKQHLRGAQEMFEGLGVNIALLTGSQSTSERNAVLERLGPADGRAEQSLFGDKDGRVDLVIGTHALFQDDVAFDELGLVIVDEQHKFGVEQRQDLLAKGEDPHLLAMTATPIPRSLAHAVFGDLDLTVIREKPPGRKPIRTFLRDRSRAPKVYDYVRQRIEETGEQAYFVYPMVEASEAVAGRRNVTDSAEALANGPLSTLRVGILHGRMDAQTKDRTMQRFADGDIQVLCATTVVEVGMDVSNATVMVIESPEVFGLSQLHQLRGRVGRGSADSMCILLAGYGLTDDAEERLTSFSSTDDGFELAEVDLQIRGPGEFLGVRQAGLPEFRFADVLRDAHLLKEARHDARRELLGDAG; encoded by the coding sequence ATGAAGATCGAAGCTGGTCGTTTCAACCTGACCTTCGAAGACGAACCCGTCTCGAAGCTGACTAAACTGAGCGGCATCGGCCCCAAGACCGCCGAGCGCCTCGAAGAGCGCGGCATCTTTACGCCCGCCGACCTGCTCTTGTTCATCCCGCGCAAGTACCGCCCGCACTACCGCCACATGCCCGGCGCCGAGATGGTCAAGAGCCGCGCGGCCCACGCCGAGTTCTTCGGCCAGATCGTGCGCGTCAATATCCCGCCCAAGCGAAGCCGCGCGCCCGTCGAGGTGCTCCTCGACGTGGGCGGCCACGAGTTCAAGCTCATCTGGTTCAACATGAACCGGCGCGGGTTTACGAGCATCTTCCAGAACGGCAAGTGGCTCGAGGTCGACGGCAAGATCGACTGGGACCGCGGGCTTCCCACGCTCGCCCACCCGAGCTTCGACGTCGTCGGCTCGTCGCCTCCCGCCCGCCCCGAGCCGAGCGTGCGCATGGAGCCGGTCTACAAGTCGATGGAGGGCATCAACGACTCGGCGGTGCTCGGCGCCATCGAGGACGCCGCCAAGCGGCTGTTGCCGCTGGCCGTCGACGTCGTCCCCCGCACCATTCGCGAGCGCCTGGGGCTGCCCACCGTGCGCGAGGCCCTCGAGACGATCCACCTGCTGCGCGAGTTCGACGACGCCGACAAGTTCCGCGACGCGCTCACCCGGGCGCGCCACCGGCTCGTCTACGAGGAGTTCTACACGCTGCAGCTCAAGCTCGCCGAGGACTATATCACCGAGCGTCGCGCGGCGAACGCGCCTCGGTGCACCGAGCGCGACCTGGGCCGTGAGTTCGTGCGCAACCTGCCGTTCACGCTCACCGGCGACCAGAAGGACGCCATCGCCACCATCGCCCGAGATCTGGGCGAGCGCGCGCCCATGCGTCGTCTGTTGCAGGGCGACGTCGGCAGCGGCAAGACCGTGGTCGCCTATATGGCCGCCGCCATCGTCATCGGAAGCGGCCGCCAGGTCGCCATGATGGCGCCGACCGACATCCTGGCCAAACAGCACCTGCGCGGGGCCCAGGAGATGTTCGAGGGCCTCGGGGTCAACATCGCCCTGCTCACAGGCTCGCAGAGCACCAGCGAGCGCAACGCGGTGCTCGAGCGCCTCGGGCCGGCCGACGGCCGCGCCGAGCAGAGCCTCTTCGGCGACAAAGACGGCCGCGTCGACCTGGTCATCGGCACCCACGCGCTGTTCCAGGACGACGTCGCCTTCGACGAGCTCGGCCTGGTCATCGTCGACGAGCAGCACAAATTCGGCGTCGAGCAGCGCCAGGACCTGCTCGCCAAGGGCGAAGACCCGCACCTGCTGGCGATGACGGCCACGCCCATCCCGCGCTCCCTGGCCCACGCGGTCTTCGGCGACCTCGACCTGACGGTCATCCGCGAGAAGCCGCCGGGCCGAAAGCCCATCCGCACCTTTTTGCGCGACCGCTCCCGCGCCCCCAAGGTCTACGACTACGTGCGCCAGCGCATCGAGGAGACCGGCGAGCAGGCCTACTTCGTCTACCCGATGGTCGAGGCGAGCGAGGCGGTCGCCGGGCGCCGAAACGTCACCGACTCCGCCGAGGCGCTGGCCAACGGCCCGCTGTCCACGCTGCGCGTGGGCATCTTGCACGGACGCATGGACGCCCAGACCAAAGACCGCACGATGCAGCGCTTCGCCGACGGCGACATCCAGGTCCTGTGCGCCACGACCGTCGTCGAGGTGGGCATGGACGTCTCCAACGCCACGGTGATGGTCATCGAGAGCCCCGAGGTCTTCGGGCTGAGCCAGCTCCACCAGCTACGCGGCCGCGTCGGTCGCGGCAGCGCCGACTCGATGTGCATCCTGCTCGCCGGCTACGGGCTCACAGACGACGCCGAAGAGCGCCTGACCTCGTTCTCGTCGACCGACGACGGCTTCGAGCTCGCCGAGGTCGACCTGCAGATCCGCGGCCCCGGCGAGTTTCTGGGCGTCCGCCAGGCGGGCCTGCCCGAGTTCCGATTCGCAGACGTATTGCGCGACGCGCACTTGCTCAAAGAGGCGCGCCACGACGCGCGCCGGGAGTTGTTGGGAGATGCCGGCTGA
- a CDS encoding amidohydrolase family protein, translating to MKKTTYIFGLLLALAATTSACDKQEKPTDQVATEEETAKPDEHAGAQGDALQGDWKAHDVHTHLSPYAYPVAIKVMDDNGLYRMVNMSGGGSPRYRQANLAEADKFDGRIALFFNVDWEDVDDADFGESTAAALETAVEQGFAGLKISKALGLGVKTEDGELLAVDDPRLAPIWEKAGKIGIPVGIHTSDPKAFFEKPGPENERWDELKLAPSWSFYGEEYPSRKALLDARDRMVASHPYTTFMLLHFANNPEDIDYVDRLLDEHPNVIVDVSARLAEIGRHAPEKVRKLFIKHQDRILFATDLGLRARPTEQGLQYRLTLGSISKKPPTLEDVADFYDKHWRYFETDEEAIEHPVPIQGDWKVHPIDLPREVLDKLYWKNAERIIFAPWLGRRAATSVADRASALITQSQ from the coding sequence TTGAAGAAAACCACCTACATTTTCGGACTTCTGCTCGCGCTAGCCGCCACCACGAGCGCCTGCGACAAGCAAGAGAAACCGACCGACCAGGTCGCTACCGAGGAAGAGACGGCAAAGCCCGACGAGCACGCCGGCGCCCAAGGCGACGCGCTGCAGGGCGACTGGAAGGCCCACGACGTCCACACCCACCTGTCGCCCTACGCCTACCCGGTGGCGATCAAGGTGATGGACGACAACGGGCTGTACCGCATGGTGAATATGAGCGGGGGCGGAAGCCCGCGTTACCGCCAGGCGAACCTGGCCGAGGCCGACAAATTCGACGGGCGCATCGCCCTCTTTTTCAACGTCGACTGGGAAGACGTCGACGACGCCGACTTCGGCGAGTCGACCGCGGCGGCGCTCGAGACGGCGGTCGAGCAGGGCTTCGCGGGCTTGAAGATCAGCAAGGCGCTCGGCCTGGGCGTCAAGACTGAGGACGGCGAGTTGCTCGCCGTCGACGACCCGCGCCTGGCGCCCATCTGGGAGAAGGCGGGCAAGATCGGCATCCCGGTGGGCATCCACACGAGCGACCCGAAGGCCTTCTTCGAGAAGCCCGGCCCCGAAAACGAGCGTTGGGACGAGCTGAAGCTCGCGCCGAGCTGGAGCTTTTACGGCGAGGAGTACCCGTCGCGCAAAGCACTGCTCGACGCGCGTGACCGCATGGTGGCGAGCCACCCGTACACGACCTTCATGCTGCTCCACTTCGCCAACAACCCCGAGGACATCGACTACGTCGACCGGCTCCTCGACGAGCACCCGAACGTCATCGTCGACGTCTCCGCGCGCCTGGCCGAGATCGGCCGACACGCCCCCGAGAAGGTGCGCAAACTGTTCATCAAGCACCAGGACCGCATCCTCTTTGCCACCGACCTCGGCCTGCGCGCTCGCCCCACCGAGCAAGGCCTGCAGTACCGGCTGACTCTGGGCAGCATCAGCAAAAAGCCGCCCACCCTCGAGGACGTCGCGGACTTTTACGACAAGCATTGGCGTTACTTCGAGACGGACGAAGAGGCCATCGAGCACCCGGTGCCCATCCAGGGCGACTGGAAGGTCCACCCGATCGACCTCCCCCGGGAGGTCCTCGACAAACTCTACTGGAAGAACGCCGAGCGGATTATCTTTGCGCCGTGGCTCGGCCGACGAGCTGCCACTAGCGTCGCCGACCGGGCGAGCGCGCTGATCACTCAAAGCCAATGA
- a CDS encoding IS701 family transposase — MASIKALIEMFRPAFSTPTYDNFSYLMLAWIRCESRRCISNLLRAGRFMPGLRMKPDGEPKHFSIFYRFFSRAKWSLDELGHLLALALKARLGQTVYVLVDDTVCRRTGPFVMGAGIHRDPMRSTLTGKRVRKSAFCWGLQFVTLAVWVPVGFMHSGGIAVPLLFRLHRTRKLCPPEAYCSRPQLFAEMLAVLRSWWLEAHFVVVGDNDYVNRTVFSALDDNMEMVGRFKANAALFDAKVEQTPGPGRRRIWGKRLPSLAELAEDPQLPWKEQILYIYGQQLQLWIKTFEAQWKSAGKDRVLTVVITRDPSGRLEDNYYFRSRPGCSGPKVLIPQSLRWSLESCYRDCKQYMGIEEVQNGFAQGDEPADSTIHGPKAPIERRPIASERTVPFGMLCYSFVVLWYLDHGQPLKDIWWARYLAPWYPHKVTISFVDMLQAFHRQMEQEQLWQTRSDDRVYEKQTTQLARHAPPGADGARKAA; from the coding sequence ATGGCCTCTATCAAAGCCCTCATCGAGATGTTTCGACCGGCCTTCAGCACCCCGACTTACGACAACTTTAGTTACCTGATGTTGGCCTGGATCCGATGTGAATCTAGGCGATGCATCAGTAACCTGTTGCGCGCCGGCCGTTTTATGCCGGGGCTGAGGATGAAACCGGACGGTGAGCCCAAACATTTCTCGATATTCTATCGGTTCTTTTCGCGGGCCAAATGGAGCCTGGATGAGCTCGGCCATCTGCTGGCGTTGGCTTTGAAGGCCCGACTCGGACAAACGGTGTATGTGCTTGTGGATGATACTGTTTGCCGGCGCACTGGGCCCTTTGTGATGGGCGCCGGAATCCATCGAGACCCGATGCGCTCGACCCTCACCGGCAAGAGGGTGCGCAAGTCGGCATTCTGCTGGGGTCTTCAATTTGTGACGCTGGCAGTTTGGGTCCCGGTCGGTTTCATGCACAGCGGCGGCATCGCCGTTCCGTTGCTGTTTCGTCTGCACCGCACCCGTAAGCTGTGTCCGCCTGAGGCCTATTGCAGCCGCCCCCAGCTTTTTGCCGAGATGCTCGCAGTCTTGAGAAGCTGGTGGCTCGAGGCCCATTTTGTCGTCGTGGGCGACAACGACTACGTCAACAGGACCGTTTTTTCGGCCCTGGACGATAACATGGAGATGGTCGGCCGATTCAAAGCCAATGCAGCTCTCTTTGATGCCAAGGTCGAGCAAACGCCGGGGCCGGGACGCCGACGCATCTGGGGCAAGCGGCTCCCATCGTTGGCCGAGCTCGCTGAGGATCCCCAGCTGCCGTGGAAAGAGCAAATCCTTTACATCTATGGTCAACAACTGCAGCTTTGGATCAAAACATTTGAGGCTCAGTGGAAGAGCGCCGGGAAGGATCGCGTGCTGACCGTCGTCATCACTCGCGATCCGAGCGGACGACTCGAAGATAACTACTACTTTCGAAGCCGGCCGGGCTGCTCGGGCCCCAAAGTCCTGATTCCGCAGAGCCTGCGGTGGTCGCTGGAGAGCTGCTACCGTGACTGCAAGCAGTACATGGGCATCGAGGAGGTCCAAAACGGATTCGCTCAAGGAGACGAACCTGCAGATTCGACGATCCACGGGCCCAAGGCTCCTATCGAGCGGCGGCCGATCGCCTCGGAGCGCACGGTTCCATTCGGAATGCTGTGCTACAGCTTTGTGGTGCTGTGGTATCTCGACCATGGTCAGCCGCTCAAAGACATATGGTGGGCGCGCTATCTGGCCCCGTGGTATCCGCACAAAGTGACAATCAGTTTCGTCGACATGCTCCAGGCATTTCACCGCCAGATGGAGCAAGAACAATTATGGCAAACCCGGTCTGACGACCGGGTTTACGAAAAACAGACAACTCAACTGGCCCGACACGCGCCGCCAGGGGCCGATGGGGCTCGCAAGGCGGCCTGA